In a single window of the Harpia harpyja isolate bHarHar1 chromosome 3, bHarHar1 primary haplotype, whole genome shotgun sequence genome:
- the ZNF770 gene encoding zinc finger protein 770, translating to MLKVQQCVTADRIPKKKPYICDICYKQFETPSKLARHYLIHTGQKPFECHVCHKTFRQLVHLERHQLTHNLPFKCVVCYRNFKNLITFLKHQQLHNENYQNDTKQAENSLNSEQDRVTCGIFRCSMCWKSFTTEERWMLHQCLKADSLHGARRRKQSHACESCNKTFPSRSKLERHFLIHTGQKPFKCSSCGKSFRQSTHLKIHQLTHTEERPFQCCFCQKRFKIQSKLMKHKQLHARNKTLPNIVYKAKTLKYPRPHNLLEGKRDSFENAATYESQENDPCDVHSIYIVPFQCPACEQCFETEQVLNLHKCCYLRDDKSSKNGTTACSHAVSVKNKILMKLKHTGGKATDFSLTDRKKQKSGHFKSPDLLAARDQCSDQHASTKPFKDCHSKLDMHKALSNRMKRMFTVPLRWQEHLQPHDFGINLKGMLTGESTLNISDSLDNKDDAFYGSSDDGFFDNPEVLHCAFSASAKNTHNRHKVCKCDRCEKIFPSSSKLQRHYLIHTGQKPFGCNVCGKTFRQSAHLKRHQLTHTEKRPCKSPVCQVEFENLNKLFNHQGDHIEFKSSQPVGYSGYSQTPSQASGFQEFELIQSNQAAEIKVEIESGDFVLDTSSRNTQPYLCSKLLGTEQSCYSCWHDFSECTEKSEVVNKLYQCSICFKTFKSPSKLERHYLMHAGQKPFECLVCGKNFRQAPHLKRHHLIHFKESLKLSTTEQQPENILFLSKLDNVL from the coding sequence atgttaaaagttcAGCAGTGTGTAACAGCTGACAGGATACCCAAAAAAAAGCCATATATTTGTGACATTTGCTATAAACAGTTTGAAACTCCATCAAAATTAGCTAGGCATTATCTGATACATACTGGTCAAAAGCCATTTGAATGTCATGTATGCCATAAAACATTTAGGCAGCTGGTCCACCTGGAGAGGCATCAGTTAACCCATAATCTGCCTTTTAAGTGTGTTGTTTGTTACAGAAACTTCAAAAACTTAATCACTTTCTTAAAGCATCAGCAGCTTCATAATGAAAATTATCAGAATGATACCAAGCAAGCAGAAAACTCTCTGAATTCTGAGCAAGACAGAGTCACTTGTGGCATATTTCGATGTTCTATGTGCTGGAAATCTTTTACAACTGAAGAGAGGTGGATGCTGCATCAGTGTCTGAAGGCAGATAGCCTACATGGTGccagaaggagaaagcaaagtCATGCTTGTGAATCATGTAACAAGACATTTCCATCAAGATCTAAGCTAGAAAGACACTTCCTTATTCACACTGGCCAGAAACCTTTTAAGTGTTCTTCATGTGGTAAATCTTTCAGACAGTCAACACACTTGAAAATCCATCAgctcacacacacagaagaaaggccttttcagtgctgcttttgtcAGAAGCGGTTTAAAATACAGAGCAAACTCATGAAGCACAAACAGCTCCATGCCAGAAATAAGACTTTACCCAATATTGTGTACAAAGCAAAGACTCTTAAATATCCCAGACCACACAACCTGTTGGAAGGAAAGAGGGATAGTTTTGAGAACGCTGCCACTTATGAGTCGCAGGAGAATGACCCATGTGATGTTCACTCGATTTATATTGTACCCTTTCAGTGCCCAGCTTGTGAGCAGTGTTTTGAAACGGAGCAGGTTCTAAATTTGCACAAATGTTGTTATCTGAGAGATGACAAAAGTTCAAAGAATGGTACAACAGCATGCAGCCATGCAGTCAGCGTGAAAAATAAGATCCTGATGAAGCTGAAGCATACTGGAGGAAAGGCAACAGATTTTTCTCtgactgacagaaaaaaacaaaaatcaggtcACTTTAAAAGTCCTGACCTGCTTGCAGCTAGAGATCAGTGTTCTGATCAGCACGCTTCCACTAAACCTTTCAAGGATTGCCATAGCAAGCTTGACATGCACAAGGCACTTAGTAATCGGATGAAAAGAATGTTTACTGTGCCATTACGTTGGCAAGAGCACCTGCAACCTCATGACTTTGGAATTAATTTAAAAGGTATGCTTACTGGTGAAAGCACGTTAAACATCAGTGATTCACTGGATAATAAAGATGATGCTTTTTATGGTTCATCAGATGATGGTTTCTTTGACAATCCAGAAGTACTTCACTGtgctttttcagcttctgctAAAAATACACATAACAGACACAAAGTGTGTAAATGTGACAGATGTGAAAAAATCTTTCCGTCTTCATCCAAACTTCAAAGACATTACCTTATACACACGGGACAGAAGCCCTTTGGCTGTAATGTTTGTGGGAAGACATTTAGACAGTCAGCTCACTTAAAAAGACATCAGCTCACCCATACTGAAAAGAGACCCTGTAAAAGCCCCGTTTGCCAGGTAGAATTTGAAAACCTGAACAAACTTTTCAATCATCAGGGAGATCACATTGAATTTAAGTCTTCTCAGCCTGTGGGTTATTCAGGTTATTCTCAAACACCTTCACAGGCATCTGGCTTTCAAGAATTTGAGCTGATTCAGTCAAACCAAGCAGCTGAAATCAAAGTTGAAATAGAGTCAGGGGACTTTGTTCTTGACACCAGCAGTAGAAACACACAGCCATATTTGTGTAGTAAATTGTTGGGAACAGAGCAAAGCTGTTACAGCTGTTGGCATGATTTTTCTGAATGTACTGAAAAAAGTGAAGTTGTTAACAAATTGTATCAATGCAGTATCTGCTTCAAAACTTTTAAATCGCCTTCTAAGCTTGAAAGACATTACCTAATGCATGCTGGACAGAAGCCGTTTGAATGTTTAGTTTGTGGTAAAAATTTCAGACAGGCCCCACATTTGAAAAGACATCACCTTATTCACTTCAAAGAGAGCTTAAAGCTGAGTACCACTGAGCAACAACCAGAGAATATATTGTTTTTATCAAAACTGGATAATGTCCTATGA